The nucleotide window TGATCTGACTTCATCACTCCAGCTtccaaatgattttttttttatgaaacctCTAGAGATTTTTCCTTTTAGATCTGGACATTCAGCTTGAATATTTCCAAATCTTCCACACTTATAGCATTTTCCATCATTCTTATCTTGTTTGTTGTATTGCCTGGTTCGCCTAGGTGGAATCCTTCCTCTTCTCGTGTTCCTGAATCTTCTCAGGAAGCCATCCATGTTTCTTGACATTATAGCAATTTCTTCTTGGAGAGCTTCAGGATCATCATTGATATCATTCTCAGCTATCTTAGTTGTGGCCTTGAATGcaactattttcttcttttcttcttggttTGTTTTCTTAAGGTGTGTGTTTTCGAAGGCTATGAGTTCTCTACGAAGTTCAGCATAAGATAATTTATTCAGATCCTCTGATTCAAGTGTGACTACTTTAGTTAGCCAAGTGGTTGGTAAACTTCTAAGAATCTTTCTAACTTGATCACCGCTTGAGTATGGTTTGTCGAAAGCTTTTAAGTCACTAATGATTTTACTGAATCTGGCAAACATTTACTCAAtggattctccttctttcatctGGAAGAATTCATAATCGTGAACCAACATGTTGATATGTGTTTCTTTCACTTTGCTGGTTCCTTCGTATGTAACTTCAAGCTTATCCCACATTTCTTTGGCTATATCACAGCTAGAGATTTTCTCATATTCTTCACCACTAATAGCATTGTAGAGAAAATTTCTTGCTTTGTTGTTGACTTGCACAACTGCCATTTGCTCATCTGTATATGAATCTATATCTTCAGGATCAGCAAAAGGTTGAGAAGCAACCGGTAGAGGAtaatttccctttttgatgactCTCCACACTTTAACATCATATGCCTTAGCATATATTTCCATACGTACTTTCCACTGGGAGAAATATTGTCCATTTAAGTATGGTGGCCCTACTTGGTATGTACCTTCTTGAAAAAGTGCTCCTATGATAACTGGATTagccatgatcttttctcacaagctgttaagcaaaaaagaaaagtgtcagtcttgctctgataccaattgaaagtacaagaggggagggtgaattatttatttttaaacttaatagcTAACAGTTGACTAGTTTTATGATTAGTCGACTGGATATAAGAACTTGATACTAGAAAAGACAGAAATAAAGATGCAAAATTTAAATGTAGGAATTAAAGACACTAgagtttttatactggttcgaattcaatgtgaatcctagttcagtacccttgggttgcaagggagttcttTTTTTGTGAATGAGTTTCTTTAAGAGTATAGAGAAAGGTGTGATCTACACTGATCGCTTAGAGCCTACTTCACTCGTTTCGTTTTGATACGATGTCtcatcagtgttgttctctttttcttctctaaaTTGTTACACATCAGATCTAGTAGAGCTACAATATTTGTTTGTCGTAGAATAAACAGAGGGTATTcggttcgatcaaagtatatgTGTCTAAGGCTTGATGCTGAGTATAAATACTTTGGTGAAGGCCGTTTGCTAAAGATTTTTtacaacccaagagatttgatccttggaaagagattgattctttccaagaataaggttaTTTTCCGTTGCTCTTCCTTGATGAGAGGGTATTGATAGTTTTCCTTCTACAGATCTTGATGATGTAGCTTTACTCCTTGATTGTTGGTCCTTCCAAAAATGGCAGCTTGATTAATCATCTTCCAAGATCTTCGATGCTTCTTTTCCGCTTCAATCTTCCAGATTGATCGCGTTGGACTTGATTGATTCCTTAAGTTTAGGCTTGATTGATTCCTTCCATCGTAGTTGTCCATTGATTTTGTGATCTTTGATGGCCTCAGATTGCTTTCCTTAAGTTTCCTGATTGATTGCTTCCATCTCGTAGTAACTCCTTGATTCTTTGATCTTCTCTAATTGATTCCTTTAATCTTTGAATTACTATCCATGATTTCC belongs to Nicotiana tabacum cultivar K326 chromosome 6, ASM71507v2, whole genome shotgun sequence and includes:
- the LOC142182143 gene encoding uncharacterized protein LOC142182143, yielding MANPVIIGALFQEGTYQVGPPYLNGQYFSQWKVRMEIYAKAYDVKVWRVIKKGNYPLPVASQPFADPEDIDSYTDEQMAVVQVNNKARNFLYNAISGEEYEKISSCDIAKEMWDKLEVTYEGTSKVKETHINMLVHDYEFFQMKEGESIE